A window of Candidatus Desulfatibia profunda genomic DNA:
CTCGGCATCCACCCGCCAGGGTGCGGTCACCGGAATCCTGGTCCCCAGGCGTTTCATGGTGACGTGATCGATCGCATCCAGGGCCTGCAGGATTTTTCTGATCATTGTGTTGGAAAGTACAAAGGCATCGCCGCCGGTAACCAGTACGTCTCGAATCCGCGGGTTGCTGCGAATATAGTCCAGGGCTTCTTGATAGGCTTGTTCGGAATACACGCGGTCTTTTTTGCCGATATGGGCGATCCGCAGACAGTGCGTGCAATACATGGCGCACATGTTGGTGGCCTTGATGGTCAAGACCCTGGGGTAAAACTGATCGATCAGCCGGGCCGGCGAGTGGTCGGCTGCAACCGGCGGGATTTCGGTCCCGGCATTATCAACCATTTCACCGGTGGGCACGGCCTGGAGCAGAATCGGGTCATTGGCGTTATTTGTCCGAATCAGGCTGGCATAATACGGTGTCAATCGCATGCGAAAGCTTTTGGTCACCTGTCCGATTTCCCGGATGACGTCAGGCGGCAGGCTGACGATTTTGGAAAGTTTTTCCACGGAATCGATGCAATGGTTGATCTGCCCTGAATACGAGTTCCAGCGCTCATCGTTTATATTCAGCACGGATTTTATCCTCCGGGCATTTTCGCAAATTTCTTCCCAAAGCTCGATACCGCTGGGAGCCTCCGTATCCTTTGCTTTCAAATAGTTTTCCACCCGTTGGTTGGCCTGTTCAACAATGCTCAAGGCCCGATTCACCCGACCGCCCACGCTGACTGCATGCTCGTCCAGTGTCCGGTGCTTTTCAGCCAGCAGGATAAGGGTCTCTTGAAAGATGCCGAAGGCCTCGGGACCAAGACCCAAGTTTCTTTTTACTTCTTTAAGCCTGGCAAAAAGGGCGATAATGGGTCCGGTCAGGGTAGTATCTCTGGCTGTCTTGACCAGATCGTCGATTTCAGCGATCAAGGCCTCAGGGGCAAGGCGCGCGCCGGATGTGTCGTTTATGGAAGCAAAAAGCTCCTGCAACAGTTCTCCGGTAAACGTATCCGGCCGCTTATCATCAGGTTTTGCAGCGTCCATGGCGTCCCTCCAAGGCAGTTCGCTCCGCTCATCCCGCTATGGCGGGAGAATGATGGAAAAATAACGTGTCCGAAACGTTAAATTATACCTAAGTTGAGCGATTTAGGTTATCTTTTTTTCAGCGATGGTAAGCTGAATGGTTTTGCGTCCCTGGTTTAAACCCTGTAGCACGTCGGCGGGGTAATGGCCCAGGGCCACAATGCGGGCGATAAACGAGCCCTCGGCAATAATAAAATCACATCCGGTATGCTCCATGATCAGAAAATCCTTTTTCAGGCGGCCGTCCGCAACTTTTTTAAAGGCCTCCCGTTCATTGGCGCTCTGGGGAATATAGCCCTCGGTGCAAACCGCCGTGCGGATTTTGAAATTATAGGTTCCCCAGTGCAAATTTTTGGGATTGGATTTCATCTCCACGGTATTTGCCGGAAACAGGCCTTCGGTCACGGCATAAAACTCCAGCTCCGGCAGCATCGGCGATCCCGGAGGCAAAGACTGTTCAAGGGTGCAGGTAAACTCCATGGTGGTGCCCTGTTTGCGGGCGTTGATCTCCAGGAAAAAAATCTTGCCGTCAGCGGCCACCAGAAAATCGCATCCGAAAATGCCCCGGTAGCCTTCCCTGGCAAGCCATCTCCCGGCAATAACGGTGTATTCTCTCAATTGGGCGATTTCGCCGGCGCTCAGCACCGAAGGAAATGTGGAACCGGTAAAGCGGGTGCCGTCTTCGATATGCTGATCGGCAATACCGGCGATATAGACATCGTCTTCGCCGGCGACAATCGCAAGGACCGTCGGGTCATGGTCGTGGGGAATGTAGCGGCTGATGATATAGGTTTCATTCTGATCCTGGAATCTTGCAGCAATATCTGTTGCACCATGGGCGATAATACTGTTGGTACCGGCGGCACTGTATTCCTGGCTGACAAAAATCCCATCTTTCCATTGGCTCCAGAGTTTGTCGGTTGTGCGGATCAACTCATCGAATCCCCGGCAAACGGCATGATCGACCACCGGCAGAAACAGGCTTAAATTTTGGTATTGATAGGCTTTGCTGTTGATCCTGAAAGCGATATGTTTGTCCGGCCCCAGGATGGAAACGCCCGGAATTTCATCCAGCGTCAATTCCGGAAGGCTCTCATACATATAAATAAATAAATTACTCTGGCGGTTAAGGAGTCTTTTAATCAAAATCTTTATCTGGCGGCTTTCAGAAACACAGGTCAAAAACTCCTGGGCCGAAACCCTGCAACTGACATTGGAGCCGTATTG
This region includes:
- a CDS encoding KamA family radical SAM protein; this translates as MDAAKPDDKRPDTFTGELLQELFASINDTSGARLAPEALIAEIDDLVKTARDTTLTGPIIALFARLKEVKRNLGLGPEAFGIFQETLILLAEKHRTLDEHAVSVGGRVNRALSIVEQANQRVENYLKAKDTEAPSGIELWEEICENARRIKSVLNINDERWNSYSGQINHCIDSVEKLSKIVSLPPDVIREIGQVTKSFRMRLTPYYASLIRTNNANDPILLQAVPTGEMVDNAGTEIPPVAADHSPARLIDQFYPRVLTIKATNMCAMYCTHCLRIAHIGKKDRVYSEQAYQEALDYIRSNPRIRDVLVTGGDAFVLSNTMIRKILQALDAIDHVTMKRLGTRIPVTAPWRVDAE
- a CDS encoding ATP-grasp domain-containing protein; the protein is MAEIYFSNFQLEEGTEYFLFIGELKNYGLNIFLKEALARIFNRKFDFIAVVPDVFEQYNYENLIVINPRTNAYTSQYGSNVSCRVSAQEFLTCVSESRQIKILIKRLLNRQSNLFIYMYESLPELTLDEIPGVSILGPDKHIAFRINSKAYQYQNLSLFLPVVDHAVCRGFDELIRTTDKLWSQWKDGIFVSQEYSAAGTNSIIAHGATDIAARFQDQNETYIISRYIPHDHDPTVLAIVAGEDDVYIAGIADQHIEDGTRFTGSTFPSVLSAGEIAQLREYTVIAGRWLAREGYRGIFGCDFLVAADGKIFFLEINARKQGTTMEFTCTLEQSLPPGSPMLPELEFYAVTEGLFPANTVEMKSNPKNLHWGTYNFKIRTAVCTEGYIPQSANEREAFKKVADGRLKKDFLIMEHTGCDFIIAEGSFIARIVALGHYPADVLQGLNQGRKTIQLTIAEKKIT